One Drosophila santomea strain STO CAGO 1482 chromosome X, Prin_Dsan_1.1, whole genome shotgun sequence DNA segment encodes these proteins:
- the LOC120455244 gene encoding uncharacterized protein LOC120455244 — protein sequence MDIIKKTNAISNEKTALETKDVELPPLKPPNWDAVQQEINVKVAEAMKGFYSVHSKALHKMERLIHQKLVPELTGTSSSDLKEIAELLRRLVDRVESVEPVIKIKLEEDTLPQQLDKTQLLRQLKNGLSVVSRSLEDSGASGSLEAAAAAAATVTTIVIYRNPRCNGKSISERNLLVARAHKSRPKSEPSSSAKSSDSYVVRERKLTQCQVNLMLLKKSLFSIHLNRCKRYWPPVHHSRRHAKTSVHLLVDTTPFDG from the coding sequence ATGGATATTATAAAGAAGACAAATGCCATTAGTAATGAGAAAACAGCACTCGAAACGAAGGACGTAGAATTACCGCCTCTGAAGCCACCAAATTGGGACGCAGTGCAGCAGGAGATCAATGTGAAGGTGGCGGAGGCCATGAAGGGCTTCTACAGCGTTCACTCCAAAGCGCTTCACAAGATGGAGCGGCTGATACACCAGAAACTGGTGCCCGAACTAACGGGTACTTCGAGCAGCGACCTCAAGGAGATTGCGGAACTATTGCGACGCCTGGTTGACCGTGTGGAGAGCGTGGAGCCCGTCATTAAAATCAAGCTGGAAGAAGACACCTTGCCGCAGCAACTGGACAAGACGCAACTGCTGCGTCAACTGAAGAATGGCTTATCGGTGGTGTCGCGCAGCTTGGAAGATTCCGGAGCATCTGGTAGCCTGgaagcggcggcggcggcggcggccactGTGACTACCATTGTCATCTACCGCAATCCTCGCTGCAACGGCAAGTCCATCAGCGAGAGGAACTTGCTGGTGGCTCGGGCACACAAGTCGCGACCCAAGTCGGAGCCCAGCAGTAGTGCGAAGAGCTCGGATAGCTACGTGGTCAGAGAACGGAAGCTGACCCAGTGCCAAGTCAATCTAATGCTGCTGAAGAAGTCGCTGTTCTCCATTCACCTCAATCGCTGCAAGCGCTACTGGCCACCCGTCCATCATTCGCGCAGGCATGCGAAGACCTCAGTCCATCTGCTAGTGGACACGACTCCTTTTGACGGCTGA
- the LOC120456648 gene encoding proteasome activator complex subunit 3 translates to MPNDTVVRVQEYKDSLILKAELLITKGFPEKIVQLNELLSTPMFNERNFDEVHQDLNIPALPPVLVKNHEDNQSEDGDHPPTKRQRKDVIVSGQPVLALPAGTVPCNKPLCEMIKVVKPIIRKLVEDSNLLKMWISFMIPKIEDGNNFGVSIQEDTLAEIQTVESEAAAFFDQISRYFLSRAKVVSKVAKYPHIDDYRRAVLELDEKEYLSLWLVVCEVRNRYSSLHDIVIKNLEKLKKPRSSNTESLY, encoded by the exons ATGCCAAACGACACAGTGGTGAGAGTGCAGGAGTACAAGGACTCGCTGATCCTCAAGGCAGAGCTGCTGATCACCAAGGGATTCCCGGAGAAGATCGTCCAGCTGAACGAGCTGCTGTCCACGCCGATGTTCAACGAGCGCAACTTCGACGAGGTGCACCAGGACCTCAACATCCCGGCCCTGCCGCCTGTCCTGGTTAAGAATCACGAGGACAACCAGTCGGAGGATGGCGACCATCCGCCCACCAAGCGTCAGCGCAAGGATGTCATCGTTTCCGGGCAGCCGGTGCTGGCACTGCCCGCCGGTACGGTGCCGTGCAACAAGCCGCTCTGCGAGATGATCAAGGTCGTCAAGCCTATCATCAGGAAGCTAGTGGAGGATT CCAATCTACTTAAGATGTGGATCTCCTTTATGATACCCAAGATCGAGGATGGCAACAACTTTGGCGTCTCCATTCAAGAGGACACGCTGGCCGAAATTCAAACTGTTGAATCTGAGGCGGCCGCCTTTTTTGACCAGATATCGCGCTACTTCCTGTCGCGCGCCAAGGTGGTGTCCAAGGTGGCCAAGTATCCGCACATCGATGACTATCGGCGCGCAGTCCTCGAGCTGGACGAGAAGGAGTACCTCAGCCTGTGGCTGGTCGTTTGCGAGGTGCGCAATCGCTACTCCTCGCTGCACGACATAGTTATTAAGAACCTCGAGAAGCTGAAGAAGCCGCGTTCCTCAAATACCGAAAGCCTGTATTAG